The nucleotide window AGGTTGGTGTGGACGCCGAGCAGTCCCGCGGGCGCCTGGTGCGCCATCGTGATCGTGATCGCGGAGCCCCAGTCGCCACCCTGCGCCACGTAGCGGGTGTAGCCGAGGCGCCTCATCAGCTCCGCCCACGCCTGCGCGATGTGCTCGGGGTCCCACCCCGGCCCGGCCGGTTTGCCGGAGAAGCCGTAGCCCGGCAGCGACGGGATGACCACGTCGAACGCGTCCCCGGCGCTGCCGCCATGGGCGACCGGATCGGTGAGCGGTGCGATGATCTTGAGCTGCTCGATCACGGAGCCCGGCCAGCCGTGGGTGACAAGCAGCGGCAGCGCGTTCGGCTGGCGCGACCTGACGTGGATGAAGTGGATGTCGACGCCGTCGATGTTCGTCGTGAACTGCGGCAGGGCGTTGAGCCTCGCTTCCACCCGGCGCCAGTCGTACTGCGTCCCCCAGTAGTGGACCAGCTCCTGGAGCCTGGCCAGCTGCGCGCCCTGCGACGGGTCGGTGACGGTCTCCCGGTCGGGCCACCGCGTTGCCGCGATCCGCCGGCGCAGGTCGGCGAGGTCCGCCTCGGGCACGTGGACGCGGAAGGGGCGGATGCTCGCGTCCCCGGCCGCGGGGCGGGCTGTGCCGGCGCGGGACGAGGCCGGAACGACCTGAGCCTGGCAGGGGGCGGCGAGCAGAACGAAGGCAAGGGTGCCCGCGGCCGCCCAGGTGCCGGGAAAGCTGCGCCGGCCGCGCGGGGGGGATCCTGCGAACATGGCTGCGCTCCTTTCCGGGAAGGCTGTCCGTCGCCTCCTCTCGCGGGCGGACGGTGATGGCGCCGTCGCCCGCGGTCCCGCGGCGTGGTATTCACGAATCCGAAACCACGTGGCCGATCCCGGTGGCGAGCTCGGATGGAGTCGCGGCGGCGCCCACCGGCTCGGCGGCCACGCGGCGCGCGAACTCCAGCAGGTCGGCGTTGAACTGCTCCCGGTGCGTGCCCATCAGCCCGTGCGGCGCGCCCGGATAGACCTTCAGCGTCGCGCCCGGGATCATCTTCGACGAGCGCAGGCCGCCGACGGCGATCGGCACGATCTGGTCGTCGTCGCCGTGGATGACCAGCGCCGGCACGTCCACCTTCCCCAGGTCCTGCCGGAAGTCGCTCTCGGAGAACGCCTTGATGCAGTCGTACGCCGCGGCCAGCCCGCACTGCATCCCCATCAGCCAGAACGCGTCCCGCACGCCCTGCGACACGGTGGAGCCCGGCCGGTTGGCGCCGTAGAAGGGCGCGCTCAGGTTCTTCCAGAACTGCGACCGGTCCCCGCTCACGCCGGCGCGGATCTGGTCGAACGCTTCGATCGGCACGCCCTCGGGGTTGTCCGGCGTCTTCAGCATCAGCGGCGGGATGGCGCTCACCAGCACCGCCCCGGCCACCCGCGCCGTCCCGTGCCGGGCGATGTACCGCACCACCTCGCCGCCGCCGGTGGAGTGGCCGACGTGGATGGCGTCGCGCAGGTCGAGCGCCGCGGTGACCGCCGCCAGGTCGTCGGCGTAGGTGTCCATGTCGTTGCCCGCCCAGGTCTGCGACGACCGGCCATGGCCGCGGCGGTCGTGGGCGATGGCGCGCCAGCCGCGCGAGGCGAAGAAGAAGAGCTGGTCGTCCCACGCGTCGGCGTTCAGCGGCCAGCCGTGGCTGAACACCACCGGCTGCCCCGAGCCCCAGTCCTTGTAGAAGATCTCTGCCCCGTCCCGCGTGGTGATGGTCGGCATGGCGGCCTCCTTCCCCTTCGAGGTAAAACACGACAGCGCGCCTGCGCGGCCGCGGTCACTCCCCGCGTGCCTGCGAGCCGCGCTGCACGTCCGCCAGCGCGGACGCGTAGCGGTGCGACGCCTCTTCCAGCTCCAGCGCGGCGTCGTCGAGCGCACGCCGCCGCACCTGGTCCTCCTGCCGCTCGCGCCATGCGTCGTACTTCCGGCGCGCCTCCGCGGCCCTGTCCCGCAGCTCGTCGCGCGCCCCGGCGATCCTGGCGCTCGCCCTGGCCGCCAGCTCGTCTTCCGCCGCCACCTCCTCCCGCACCACGGCGTCGGCCTGGTCGAGGCGGGCATAGAAGCGGCGCTCGCGCGCGGCGTCCCAGTCCGTGTACCGGTTGTGCGCGTCGGCGACGGAGCGTCGGAACGCACTCCAGTCCTGATCCACGCGGCTGCGCAGCACCTCGGAGTCGTCCTGCGCCTCTCTCCTCGCGTCCGCCACCTGCTGCCGCACGCGGTCGCGCCGCTCGCGGAGGCCGGAGATCTCGTCCATCTCGGTCTGCGCGTCGCGCGCGCGGGCGCCCGCCTCCAGCTCGTCGAGCTGGGCATCCGCCGCGCGCATCTGCGCGTCCAGGCGGTCTGCGTAGGTTTGCCAGGTATCCATGGTTTCCTCCGCAAAGGTGGAAGGTGCACGGCCGCCGCGCGGCACGGGCGGCGACGGCTGGGGCGTGCGGCCCCGCTCACCCGGCTGCGGTCATGGGGCGCGACCGCGCGACGTCCTCCTCGAACATCGCGTCCATGGACGCGCCCAGCGCCTCGTCGCCGATCATCGCGTCGAGCTCGTAGTTGACCGCCATTCCGAGCAGGTTGAAGTCCGTCGACCCGATGCGCACGTACCGCCCGTCCACGACGCTGGTCTTGGCGTGCATCATCTCGCCCTGCCACTCCCAGATCCGCACGCCGTCGCCGACCAGGCGCGGGTAGTAGCGACGGGTGGCGCGGACCATCCACGGGTGGTCGCCGCGGCTCGGCACCAGCAGGCGCACGTCGACGCCGTCGCGCGCCGCGCCCGCCAGCGCCTCGACCAGCGGCATGCTGGGCATGAAGTACGCGTCCGAGATCCAGATGCTGCGCGTGGCCGCCACGGCCGCCGTCTCGAGCGCGCGGGCGACACGGTAGCGCCAGGGCTCCCCCTCGATGATCGCCACCATCGCCAGGCCGTCGTCGAGCCTCGAGGCATCCGGTGACTCGCCCCGGTGCGACGTGCCGAGCTCGCGATGCCCGGGAAGGGTCGCCCGGCTCCACATGCGCTCGAAGGCACGGTCCATGTCGCGCGCGGCGGGGCCCTCGATCCGCACGGCGGTGTCGCGCCACGGCGATCCGTCCGCGCTGCCCGGGCGGGCGCCGGTCGTCCATTCGTGCCCCAGCCCGATGCCGCCGATCACCCCGGCCGCCCCGTCGACCACAAGCAGCTTGCGGTGGTCGCGCGGAAGCATGCCGAGCCACGGCCTCGCGGGCGAAGGTGGGCTGAAGATCCCCACTTCCACGCCCCCGTCGCGGAGCCCGCGGACGAACCGGCGCGTGGTGGTGCGCGAGCCGACCCAGTCGAGCAGCACGCGCGTGCGGACGCCGCGCCGTGCCGCCGCGATCAGCTCGGGAGCGAAGCGTTCTCCCACCGCGTCGCTGCGCACGATGTAGCTCTCGAGCGAGACGCGCCCGCGGGCGCCGGCGATGAGCGCGAGCATGGCCTCGAACGTCGCCGGGCCGTCGCGCAGCAGCGCCACGCGGTTGCCGGTGGAGACGCGCGCCGCGCCGATGCGCCACAACCGGTGCGCGAGCGATGCGCGGTCGTAGGGCGGCGCCGCCACGGCGCCGACGACCGTCGCGGAGGTCTCTGCGGAGGCGTCCATGCAGGGCTCCTCACGGAACGATGCGGATCTCCTGCTCGACGAGGGTACGCGCCGGCTGCGTCGACGGCTCGCGGCCCGTGACGGCTCACGCCCGGATGGGCGTGCCCACGATCCGGTCAACGTCGCGCCCGATGGAGTGGAGCTTCCACGCGCCCAGGAGCATGGCCGCGCCACTGATGATCCCGTAAGCCGCCAGCAGCCCCAGCAACCAGGCGAGCGTGATTCCCGGGTACGCGAAGGCCAGGACTCCGGCGGCGACCGTAAGCACGCCCAGCACCATGGTCCACGTCCACGGCAGGCGAGCCCTGCGCTCCTGGAGCGCGGCATAGATGCCCATCGCGCCGGCGGTGAACAGCCACACCGCCGTCCAGAGGACCGCGAAGCTGAGCGACAGCGCCGGGTAGTCGTAGAGCGCGGTGACGCCGAAGGCGACGCTGATGCCGCCGCTGAGCAGCAGGACCCACCAGTGCGGTGCGGCGCCCCGCACGGAAAACGCGCGCATGATGTTGGCGAACCCGTCGAACAGCGCCCAGAACGCGACGACGAGCGCGAACACGGCCACCGACTCGACCGGGCGCATCAGGATGAACACACCCAGGGCAACCCCGAACAACCCACGCAGCACGAGCATCCACATGCTCTGGCGGTATGCGGACTTCAGATCGTCGGCGATCATCGGAGTTCTCCCTTCCGGCCGCTTCCGACGGCGTTGAGGTGAGAGGGGACAGCGGAACTCGCGGACCGTTTACAGGGAGCCGGCGATGCGGCGACCCCTGGTGGTGATTGTCGGCATGTCGGCCTTCTCCCGGCCATCCGAGGGGAGGGAACCGGCGCGGACGTG belongs to Longimicrobium sp. and includes:
- a CDS encoding epoxide hydrolase, which translates into the protein MFAGSPPRGRRSFPGTWAAAGTLAFVLLAAPCQAQVVPASSRAGTARPAAGDASIRPFRVHVPEADLADLRRRIAATRWPDRETVTDPSQGAQLARLQELVHYWGTQYDWRRVEARLNALPQFTTNIDGVDIHFIHVRSRQPNALPLLVTHGWPGSVIEQLKIIAPLTDPVAHGGSAGDAFDVVIPSLPGYGFSGKPAGPGWDPEHIAQAWAELMRRLGYTRYVAQGGDWGSAITITMAHQAPAGLLGVHTNLPPAVPPEVAGALAMGGPAPAGLSEQERAAFDASLAGARSGRLAYFTMLTFQPQAVGYGMADSPAGLAGFLLVHPGFAKWSYGDDPRQTLTKDDVLDDFTLYWLTNSATSAGRLYWENHGRSIVVASAWKTSEITLPVAITLFGEDAYLPPESWARRAYPNLIYFHKVDRGGHFAAWEQPELFAAELRAAFRSLR
- a CDS encoding alpha/beta hydrolase: MPTITTRDGAEIFYKDWGSGQPVVFSHGWPLNADAWDDQLFFFASRGWRAIAHDRRGHGRSSQTWAGNDMDTYADDLAAVTAALDLRDAIHVGHSTGGGEVVRYIARHGTARVAGAVLVSAIPPLMLKTPDNPEGVPIEAFDQIRAGVSGDRSQFWKNLSAPFYGANRPGSTVSQGVRDAFWLMGMQCGLAAAYDCIKAFSESDFRQDLGKVDVPALVIHGDDDQIVPIAVGGLRSSKMIPGATLKVYPGAPHGLMGTHREQFNADLLEFARRVAAEPVGAAATPSELATGIGHVVSDS
- a CDS encoding phospholipase D-like domain-containing protein, with the translated sequence MDASAETSATVVGAVAAPPYDRASLAHRLWRIGAARVSTGNRVALLRDGPATFEAMLALIAGARGRVSLESYIVRSDAVGERFAPELIAAARRGVRTRVLLDWVGSRTTTRRFVRGLRDGGVEVGIFSPPSPARPWLGMLPRDHRKLLVVDGAAGVIGGIGLGHEWTTGARPGSADGSPWRDTAVRIEGPAARDMDRAFERMWSRATLPGHRELGTSHRGESPDASRLDDGLAMVAIIEGEPWRYRVARALETAAVAATRSIWISDAYFMPSMPLVEALAGAARDGVDVRLLVPSRGDHPWMVRATRRYYPRLVGDGVRIWEWQGEMMHAKTSVVDGRYVRIGSTDFNLLGMAVNYELDAMIGDEALGASMDAMFEEDVARSRPMTAAG
- a CDS encoding DUF308 domain-containing protein gives rise to the protein MIADDLKSAYRQSMWMLVLRGLFGVALGVFILMRPVESVAVFALVVAFWALFDGFANIMRAFSVRGAAPHWWVLLLSGGISVAFGVTALYDYPALSLSFAVLWTAVWLFTAGAMGIYAALQERRARLPWTWTMVLGVLTVAAGVLAFAYPGITLAWLLGLLAAYGIISGAAMLLGAWKLHSIGRDVDRIVGTPIRA